Proteins from one Sphingomonas sp. HF-S4 genomic window:
- a CDS encoding helix-turn-helix domain-containing protein, whose protein sequence is MGLLSIILSLGVANSVFLAALVVRNGTDVIANRLLATLLMLVALRLCIYVLGFAGAYDAHPWLTFAPLDMSAGFAPLLWLYVRAKLGRFPRDWRVHLVPAAIQLLYQLICFALPLDAKWEWYTTSHLPLVAPAAMWAILFAGTVYLALCWCEQAKYQAWLDTRFADREHWRLGWLRVMIAAFAVLLGVTVAAAAWHAFVHPLDYFGRAPIMFGFCLLAYVLGLFGWRHSETVYSVRAASEADSFRRTDYIRQAEIWTRRIEAQGWWREEGLTLGEVAHRLGTSERSLSRALNGGSGENFNRIINAMRVSAIKRALADPDEARDLLTLALDYGFSSKASFNRAFRQVVGLTPSAWRSEIRQGTI, encoded by the coding sequence ATGGGCCTGCTCAGCATAATCCTTTCGCTCGGTGTGGCGAACTCGGTGTTCCTTGCCGCTCTAGTCGTGCGCAATGGGACCGACGTTATCGCGAACCGCCTTCTTGCAACGCTCCTGATGTTAGTAGCGCTGCGGTTGTGCATCTACGTTCTTGGGTTCGCTGGCGCTTACGACGCACACCCTTGGCTGACGTTCGCACCGCTCGATATGTCGGCGGGGTTTGCGCCGCTCTTATGGCTATACGTCCGGGCGAAATTGGGACGATTTCCGAGAGACTGGCGCGTGCATCTCGTCCCTGCGGCGATCCAGTTGCTCTACCAATTGATTTGTTTCGCGCTGCCGCTGGACGCCAAATGGGAGTGGTACACTACTTCGCATCTTCCCTTGGTTGCGCCGGCGGCAATGTGGGCCATTCTATTTGCCGGCACCGTCTATCTGGCGCTGTGCTGGTGCGAGCAGGCGAAATATCAAGCGTGGCTCGATACCCGCTTTGCCGATCGCGAACACTGGCGGCTTGGATGGCTGCGGGTGATGATCGCGGCATTCGCAGTGCTTCTGGGAGTCACCGTAGCCGCCGCCGCATGGCACGCGTTCGTCCACCCGCTCGACTATTTCGGGCGCGCGCCGATCATGTTCGGCTTCTGTCTGCTCGCTTATGTACTGGGCCTTTTCGGCTGGCGGCACAGCGAGACCGTCTACTCCGTCAGGGCCGCAAGCGAAGCGGATTCGTTTCGCAGGACCGACTATATCAGACAGGCTGAAATTTGGACGCGGCGGATCGAGGCGCAGGGCTGGTGGCGGGAGGAAGGGTTAACGCTCGGGGAGGTCGCGCACCGGCTCGGCACGTCCGAACGCAGCCTGTCGCGTGCGCTCAACGGGGGGAGTGGCGAGAACTTCAATAGGATTATCAACGCGATGAGAGTCAGCGCGATAAAGCGTGCGCTTGCCGATCCGGACGAGGCACGAGACCTGCTGACGCTCGCACTCGACTATGGGTTCTCGTCCAAGGCCAGTTTCAATCGCGCGTTCCGACAAGTCGTGGGATTGACGCCCTCGGCCTGGCGTAGCGAAATCCGCCAGGGCACGATTTAG